One part of the Desulfonema ishimotonii genome encodes these proteins:
- a CDS encoding tyrosine-type recombinase/integrase, giving the protein MDYLVSEALILDNIAANIDKPKIYPPKTDYLNFNELEQLYQSEAQHASAKMVDRNLLLFSLFTDICLRVSEAINLKMKDVRLENRELWVTRKRNKVDRIPLNDDLADKFLSWYAVRPGFRGSDLDWVFLSSHGQQLRPRQVHYIVSKALQRAGIIKRKQGPHLLRHSGASLKARAGENLVMIQYLLGHENLNTTRRYLHFDWEDLREMVARSPKPGESSENPS; this is encoded by the coding sequence ATGGATTATCTGGTCAGTGAGGCGCTGATACTCGATAATATCGCTGCTAATATTGATAAGCCAAAGATTTATCCGCCAAAAACAGATTATCTTAATTTCAACGAGCTGGAACAGCTCTATCAGTCGGAAGCACAACATGCCTCTGCCAAAATGGTGGACCGGAACCTGTTGTTATTCAGCCTGTTTACAGATATATGCCTCCGGGTTTCCGAGGCGATCAATTTAAAAATGAAGGATGTCCGGCTGGAAAACAGGGAGCTGTGGGTGACCCGCAAGCGGAATAAAGTGGACAGGATTCCCCTGAATGATGATCTGGCGGACAAATTCCTGAGCTGGTATGCGGTGCGCCCCGGATTCAGGGGCAGCGACCTGGACTGGGTATTCCTGTCCAGCCACGGCCAGCAACTCAGGCCCAGGCAGGTCCATTATATTGTCAGCAAAGCGCTTCAGCGGGCGGGAATCATCAAGCGAAAGCAGGGGCCGCATCTGCTGCGCCATTCCGGGGCAAGCCTCAAGGCCCGGGCGGGGGAAAACCTTGTGATGATCCAGTATCTTCTGGGCCACGAAAATCTGAATACCACACGGCGTTATCTTCACTTTGACTGGGAAGATCTCAGGGAGATGGTGGCAAGAAGCCCGAAGCCGGGGGAGTCGTCTGAAAATCCATCTTGA
- the opgC gene encoding OpgC domain-containing protein: MADDIPTSGGWAYSPDPTGRDLRIDFIRGIVMFILIVNHIEAFSYYSLLTWERFGVATGGEGFVILSGFVLGMIYRRRIDKDGWESSISRLVSRSAQLYRVNIFVIVSVAMLNLLPFLDASAVMTYVSHGSGKIYPLYPSVQDPVQIWIAKILMLKIGPHQFQIMGLYVILIFITPFALWLIKHGWTRILLGICWILYFHNWAFPSRPTGAQFEYAFPILTWQLPYFHGLVAGFYRDKIMEAWQKPKFRTLFLGISVPLFLLLFFFTQNNPNPRMPDYAKISVIPPEIFWKIYGDYFRKDMLGIGRLVNYLVILSLGFLLLTRCWKLINKALGWFFIPVGQASLYVFIVHVYLVMLVCNFPFFFKGDMGVTLACTLALGITWLMVRHRILFRWIPR, from the coding sequence ATGGCTGATGACATACCGACTTCAGGCGGCTGGGCCTACTCCCCCGACCCGACCGGACGCGATCTCCGCATCGACTTTATCCGGGGGATTGTCATGTTCATCCTGATCGTCAACCACATTGAGGCGTTTTCATACTACAGTCTGCTGACATGGGAGCGCTTCGGGGTGGCGACGGGCGGGGAGGGGTTTGTCATCCTCTCCGGGTTTGTGCTGGGCATGATATACCGGCGGCGCATTGACAAAGACGGGTGGGAGTCGAGCATCAGCCGACTGGTCAGCCGCTCGGCCCAGCTCTACCGCGTCAATATCTTCGTGATCGTCAGCGTGGCAATGCTGAACCTGCTCCCCTTTCTGGATGCCAGCGCGGTGATGACCTACGTCAGTCACGGCTCAGGCAAAATTTATCCCCTTTACCCGTCCGTCCAGGATCCGGTGCAGATCTGGATCGCCAAAATCCTGATGCTGAAAATCGGGCCGCACCAGTTTCAGATCATGGGGCTGTATGTCATTCTGATCTTCATTACCCCCTTTGCGCTGTGGCTGATCAAGCACGGATGGACCCGGATTCTGCTGGGCATCTGCTGGATTCTCTATTTTCACAACTGGGCCTTTCCCTCCCGCCCCACAGGCGCGCAATTTGAATACGCCTTTCCCATTCTCACATGGCAGCTTCCCTATTTCCACGGCCTCGTGGCCGGATTTTACAGGGATAAAATCATGGAAGCCTGGCAGAAACCGAAGTTTCGGACACTTTTTCTGGGCATTTCCGTGCCCCTGTTCCTGCTACTCTTTTTTTTCACACAGAACAACCCCAATCCGCGGATGCCGGATTATGCCAAGATTTCGGTGATTCCGCCGGAGATCTTCTGGAAGATATACGGCGACTATTTCCGCAAGGACATGCTGGGCATCGGCAGGCTGGTCAACTATCTTGTCATTCTTTCCCTGGGATTTCTGTTGTTAACCCGCTGCTGGAAGCTGATCAACAAAGCGCTGGGGTGGTTTTTCATTCCGGTGGGGCAGGCGTCGCTGTACGTCTTCATCGTCCACGTCTATCTGGTGATGCTGGTCTGCAATTTCCCGTTTTTTTTCAAAGGTGATATGGGCGTCACCCTGGCCTGTACGCTGGCGCTGGGCATCACCTGGCTGATGGTGCGCCACAGGATACTTTTCCGCTGGATTCCCAGATAA
- a CDS encoding DUF3131 domain-containing protein — protein sequence MKPNLLLRLIAPLLCLILLSGCGLIVRGVGEGVTGFRNSEIFNQGRHGRLSETETAWAKIAWRYFENNYNPETGLVNSLHQRPSASMWHVADTLAGLVAAHELKLISPCDFDARMSALLHFLNTMPLFYGKLPNKLYHTRSGKMITYANKPGNIGWSAIDLGRLLTWLKIVKTRYPRYAEYADHAVLRWQFCDVIDDCGTLYGGARTKDGKSIRTFQEGRLGYEEYAARGFRLWGFDTTMSSRLDPYETVKIYGYEIPYDRRDKRQGGTVAPVLSTSFILDGMEFNWDRAEDNYPGLDSIHTDSVIADIAETIYRVQETRFYQEHIFTARTDHRLPEKPFFVYGTVFAEGYPWNVIAPDGTWHKNAALLASKAAFGMWALWKTPYTDQLMTVVRCLNTPEKGWYEGRRERTGGYLKVLTIGTNALVLESLLYKVKGKLFPGNARPGYYEYFTENPFNRKGKCSAAEREPCARNDNDKETR from the coding sequence ATGAAACCGAATCTGCTGTTACGGCTCATCGCCCCTTTGCTGTGTCTGATCCTCCTTTCCGGGTGCGGCCTGATTGTCCGGGGGGTGGGCGAGGGGGTGACCGGGTTTCGCAATTCCGAAATATTCAACCAGGGTCGCCACGGCAGGCTCTCCGAAACAGAGACCGCGTGGGCAAAGATCGCCTGGCGCTATTTTGAAAACAACTACAACCCCGAAACCGGTCTGGTCAACTCGCTTCACCAGCGTCCGTCGGCCAGCATGTGGCATGTGGCAGACACCCTGGCCGGGCTGGTGGCGGCCCACGAACTGAAACTGATTTCCCCCTGCGACTTTGACGCCCGCATGAGCGCCCTGCTCCATTTTCTGAACACCATGCCGCTGTTTTACGGCAAGTTGCCCAACAAGCTCTACCACACCCGGAGCGGCAAAATGATCACCTATGCCAACAAGCCCGGCAATATCGGCTGGTCCGCCATTGACCTGGGCCGCCTGCTGACCTGGCTGAAAATCGTCAAGACCCGGTATCCCCGATATGCGGAATACGCGGACCATGCGGTACTGCGCTGGCAGTTCTGCGATGTGATCGACGATTGCGGCACCCTGTACGGCGGGGCCAGAACAAAGGACGGCAAAAGTATCCGAACCTTTCAGGAGGGCCGGCTGGGGTACGAGGAATATGCGGCCAGGGGGTTCCGGCTCTGGGGGTTTGACACGACCATGTCCTCCCGCCTCGATCCCTATGAAACCGTAAAGATCTACGGATATGAGATCCCCTACGATCGCCGGGACAAACGGCAGGGCGGGACGGTCGCCCCCGTGCTGAGCACGTCTTTCATACTGGACGGCATGGAGTTCAACTGGGACCGGGCCGAAGACAACTATCCGGGGCTGGACAGCATTCACACCGATTCGGTCATAGCGGATATCGCGGAAACCATTTACAGGGTACAGGAAACCCGGTTTTACCAGGAACATATTTTCACGGCCCGGACCGATCACCGGCTCCCGGAAAAGCCCTTTTTCGTCTACGGAACCGTCTTTGCCGAGGGATATCCCTGGAATGTCATCGCCCCGGACGGAACCTGGCATAAAAATGCCGCCCTGCTGGCGTCCAAGGCCGCCTTCGGCATGTGGGCGCTGTGGAAAACCCCCTATACCGATCAGCTAATGACGGTGGTCAGATGTCTGAACACCCCGGAAAAGGGCTGGTATGAGGGGCGGCGGGAGCGCACGGGCGGTTACCTGAAGGTGCTGACCATCGGCACCAACGCCCTTGTGCTGGAGTCGCTTTTATACAAGGTCAAGGGCAAGCTTTTTCCGGGAAACGCCCGGCCCGGCTACTATGAATATTTCACGGAAAACCCCTTTAACCGCAAGGGAAAATGTTCTGCTGCCGAACGGGAACCGTGCGCCCGCAATGATAATGATAAAGAAACCCGGTAG
- a CDS encoding DUF3131 domain-containing protein: MQYYKKTSVRLLAAVLCLMTGCIQIVVPEGYEMTPAEKIAATSSQTPPPKRHPGRNGPLTEAEMKLAKVAWKYFENNYQPKTGLVNAVNQYPSTTMWDTGSYLGGLTAAYELGLITKNEFDIRLTTILNTFNTMNFFRNELPNKAYHTRSAKKVNYTNKPGEIGYSALDLGRLLIWLRIIRERYPHHGNAIDQFVLRWNFRRVINKYGMMYGAILKNNKPMYVQEGRLGYEEYAAKGFQLWGFDTEMASKPEPYAVVPIFGVDVPYDTRDPRELVAHNYVVCESYVLDGMEMNWDLVSDTDSNDLEHSDEISVDFAQRIYQVQENRFRETGIFTARTEHQLDRAPYFVYDTIYTDGYPWNTITEKGDYVPKFSAVALKGAFGLWSLWETGYTDLLFDLISGLYDPEKGFYEGRYERSGGLIKTFTANNNGIILESLLHKVQGKLLKPSGKPGLWEQKIQDEFIGTRRGYPGHRDDL, from the coding sequence ATGCAATATTACAAAAAAACATCTGTACGGCTTCTGGCCGCTGTTCTCTGCCTGATGACCGGGTGTATCCAGATCGTTGTGCCAGAAGGATACGAGATGACACCGGCGGAAAAAATTGCCGCCACATCTTCGCAAACGCCACCGCCCAAACGCCATCCCGGCAGAAACGGTCCGCTCACGGAGGCGGAGATGAAGCTGGCAAAGGTGGCCTGGAAGTATTTTGAGAACAACTACCAGCCCAAAACCGGGCTGGTCAACGCGGTGAACCAGTACCCGTCCACCACCATGTGGGATACAGGCTCCTATCTGGGTGGATTGACAGCGGCCTATGAACTGGGGCTCATCACCAAAAATGAGTTTGACATCCGCCTGACCACGATTCTGAACACCTTTAACACGATGAATTTTTTCAGAAACGAGCTGCCCAACAAGGCCTATCACACCCGGTCAGCCAAAAAGGTGAACTACACCAACAAGCCCGGCGAGATCGGCTACTCGGCCCTTGATCTGGGGCGGCTGCTGATCTGGCTCAGGATCATCAGGGAGCGGTATCCGCACCACGGCAACGCCATTGACCAGTTTGTGCTGCGCTGGAATTTCCGGCGTGTGATCAACAAATACGGGATGATGTACGGCGCGATTTTGAAAAACAACAAGCCCATGTATGTGCAGGAGGGGCGGCTCGGCTACGAGGAATATGCGGCCAAGGGGTTTCAGCTCTGGGGATTTGACACCGAAATGGCCTCCAAACCCGAACCCTATGCGGTTGTGCCCATCTTCGGCGTGGATGTGCCCTACGACACCCGCGATCCCAGAGAGCTGGTGGCCCACAATTACGTGGTCTGCGAAAGCTACGTGCTGGACGGCATGGAGATGAACTGGGATCTGGTCTCGGATACGGACAGCAATGATCTGGAACACAGTGATGAGATCAGCGTTGACTTTGCCCAGCGGATTTACCAGGTTCAGGAAAACCGCTTTCGGGAGACGGGCATATTCACGGCCCGGACCGAGCATCAGCTGGACCGTGCCCCCTACTTTGTCTATGACACGATCTATACGGACGGCTATCCCTGGAACACCATCACCGAAAAGGGGGATTACGTGCCCAAATTCTCAGCCGTGGCCCTGAAAGGCGCTTTCGGCCTCTGGAGCCTGTGGGAGACCGGGTACACCGATCTGCTGTTTGATCTGATATCCGGTTTGTATGACCCGGAAAAGGGGTTTTACGAGGGGCGGTACGAACGGTCCGGGGGGCTTATTAAAACCTTTACGGCCAACAACAACGGGATTATCCTGGAATCCCTGCTCCATAAGGTTCAGGGGAAACTGCTGAAGCCGTCGGGAAAGCCCGGCCTGTGGGAGCAGAAGATTCAGGATGAGTTTATCGGAACCCGCAGGGGCTACCCCGGTCATCGTGATGATTTATAG
- a CDS encoding DUF3131 domain-containing protein: MTFKEGLISARSHIIFLLGVIAAFGLIYTLEKWDVQKKIEKQIREGLTIDLTADIPIAAPRPLTPEEEKWARIAWKYFENNFQPETGLVNSVDGFPASTMWDTASYLMALISARRLEIIDEPTFHSRLSMALRALTAIPLFEGKLPNKSYSTATGGMTNYKNRKTDRGIGWSAIDIGRLLAPLSIIVWNYPEHAKAVKSVIIRWELGALIRNGVLYGGLVNDEGRTVYVQEGRMGYEEYAAKAFYLMGMDVYRALRYMDFLKFIDIYGIRVPCDLRDPETYGAHNYVLSEPYILDGIEFGWDEASREFAFRVYRAQEERYNNTGILTAVTEGHLDRAPYFVYNTVFTDGKPWNCISTQGDDASQFKTLSIKAAFGWHALYKTEYTRKLIEKIKGLNDPDRGWYSGLYETPEIPNKTITGNTNAIILECLCYIKLGKHVTLYD; the protein is encoded by the coding sequence ATGACCTTCAAAGAGGGATTGATCAGCGCAAGAAGCCATATCATTTTTCTGCTGGGCGTCATCGCGGCCTTTGGCCTGATATATACGCTGGAAAAATGGGATGTTCAGAAGAAAATTGAAAAACAGATCCGGGAGGGGCTGACCATTGATCTGACGGCAGATATCCCCATTGCCGCCCCCAGGCCACTGACCCCGGAAGAAGAAAAGTGGGCACGGATTGCCTGGAAATATTTTGAGAACAACTTTCAGCCGGAAACCGGTCTGGTCAACTCCGTTGACGGGTTTCCCGCATCCACCATGTGGGACACCGCCTCTTATCTCATGGCCCTGATTTCGGCCCGGCGACTTGAAATCATTGACGAGCCCACATTCCACTCCCGCCTGTCGATGGCACTCAGGGCACTGACGGCCATTCCCCTGTTTGAGGGAAAGCTGCCCAACAAGTCGTACAGTACGGCGACCGGCGGGATGACCAACTATAAGAACCGGAAAACCGACCGGGGGATCGGCTGGTCCGCCATTGACATCGGCCGCCTGCTGGCCCCGCTCAGTATCATCGTCTGGAACTACCCGGAACATGCAAAGGCGGTGAAAAGCGTCATTATCCGGTGGGAGCTGGGGGCGCTGATCCGAAACGGTGTGCTGTACGGCGGGCTGGTCAATGACGAGGGCAGGACCGTTTATGTGCAGGAGGGGCGGATGGGCTATGAGGAATACGCGGCCAAGGCCTTTTACCTCATGGGCATGGACGTGTACCGGGCGCTCAGGTATATGGATTTTCTGAAATTCATTGACATCTACGGCATCCGTGTGCCCTGTGACCTGCGGGACCCCGAAACCTACGGGGCACACAACTACGTGCTGAGCGAACCCTACATCCTGGACGGCATTGAGTTCGGATGGGATGAGGCTTCCCGCGAATTTGCATTCCGCGTCTACCGGGCACAGGAGGAGCGGTATAACAACACCGGTATTCTTACCGCCGTCACCGAAGGTCACCTGGACCGCGCGCCCTACTTTGTCTACAACACCGTCTTCACAGACGGCAAGCCCTGGAACTGCATTTCCACCCAGGGCGATGACGCCTCCCAGTTCAAAACCCTCAGCATCAAAGCGGCCTTTGGCTGGCATGCCCTCTATAAAACCGAATATACCCGGAAGCTCATCGAAAAAATAAAGGGCTTGAATGATCCCGACCGGGGGTGGTATTCAGGCCTTTATGAAACCCCGGAGATTCCGAACAAAACCATTACCGGCAACACCAATGCCATTATTCTGGAATGTCTCTGCTATATCAAACTGGGAAAACATGTCACCCTGTATGACTGA
- the cas1 gene encoding CRISPR-associated endonuclease Cas1 → MQLVVQKPGTLITQKDECFRLKNRDDRLDLSPLKVESIVISNQAMISSQAVVLALEHNIDVIFLDGFGDPLGRIWFSKMGSTTLIRRKQLEAANNGVGLTLVRDMIRQKLENQSRFLKKLMHARPGREDLFRRPVKTIEQETEKLALADQPPETVGGHIRGLEGASGAAYFQCVSKIMPKKYQFEKRSRRPAGDPFNAALNYCYGILYSQVEKACILSGLDPYVGFLHTDDYNKKSLVFDLIEPFRIFAEQNAVYLFTGRKMKDEYFDMSDGGVSLNKNGKPVVVDAMNGHLEESVRYRGRNVKRRHIIRHEAHRMANLLLADEDEDRPDWLEIQEF, encoded by the coding sequence ATGCAGTTGGTGGTTCAGAAACCCGGTACGCTGATTACCCAGAAGGACGAGTGTTTCCGGCTGAAGAACAGGGATGACAGGCTGGATCTGTCGCCGCTGAAGGTGGAATCCATTGTTATTTCCAATCAGGCCATGATCTCCTCCCAGGCCGTAGTGCTGGCCCTGGAACATAACATTGATGTGATCTTTCTGGACGGATTCGGCGATCCCCTGGGCCGGATATGGTTTTCCAAAATGGGCAGCACCACCCTGATTCGCCGCAAGCAGTTGGAGGCCGCGAATAACGGGGTGGGACTGACGCTGGTGCGGGACATGATCCGGCAGAAGCTGGAAAACCAGTCCCGTTTTCTGAAAAAGCTTATGCATGCCCGGCCCGGCAGGGAAGACCTGTTCCGTCGCCCTGTGAAAACCATTGAGCAGGAGACCGAAAAACTGGCCCTGGCGGATCAGCCCCCTGAAACCGTGGGCGGCCATATCCGGGGCCTCGAAGGGGCATCCGGTGCGGCCTATTTCCAGTGTGTTTCCAAAATCATGCCGAAAAAATATCAGTTTGAAAAACGATCCCGGCGCCCTGCCGGAGATCCGTTTAACGCCGCGCTGAACTATTGTTACGGCATTCTGTACAGCCAGGTGGAGAAGGCCTGCATCCTGTCCGGGCTTGATCCCTATGTGGGCTTTCTGCACACAGATGATTACAACAAGAAATCCCTGGTGTTTGACCTGATTGAGCCGTTTCGCATTTTCGCGGAGCAGAACGCGGTCTATCTGTTCACCGGCAGAAAGATGAAGGACGAGTATTTTGATATGTCAGATGGCGGGGTGTCTCTGAACAAAAACGGCAAGCCCGTGGTGGTGGATGCCATGAACGGCCATCTTGAGGAATCCGTGCGATATCGCGGGCGAAATGTGAAGCGTCGCCATATCATCCGGCACGAGGCCCATCGCATGGCCAATTTGCTGCTGGCGGATGAGGATGAAGACCGGCCCGACTGGCTGGAGATTCAGGAGTTTTAA
- the cas2 gene encoding CRISPR-associated endonuclease Cas2, whose amino-acid sequence MAVLTWVIYDIAENKPRTKVAKECKKAGLIRVQKSVFLGKLEWNRFDELGEKCRSLINEETDSLYLFPFSQEDFRRVQVLGQGFDKKLVNDEVLAQFF is encoded by the coding sequence ATGGCCGTACTGACCTGGGTGATATATGACATTGCGGAGAATAAACCGCGAACCAAAGTGGCAAAGGAATGCAAGAAGGCCGGGCTGATCCGGGTCCAGAAAAGCGTGTTTCTGGGCAAACTGGAGTGGAACCGGTTTGACGAGCTGGGCGAGAAATGCCGGAGCCTGATCAACGAAGAGACGGACAGCCTCTACCTCTTTCCCTTCTCCCAGGAGGATTTCCGCCGGGTTCAGGTGCTGGGCCAGGGCTTTGACAAAAAGCTGGTCAACGACGAGGTGCTGGCGCAGTTTTTCTGA
- a CDS encoding CRISPR-associated endonuclease Cas6, which translates to MKIKQLTAIFDFELPRWKIPAFRGAIIEKSGRENILFHNHSGDGFRYAYPLIQYKIIRRNPAVVCLNQGSEEILKFFEKPDWSLVIHGEKTKTEISHISFDYFICEFLPKSLPYRIHNWFALNEKNYRKFDALENETEKIRLLQRILTGNILAFAKGIGWRIDSQIRVSIPRLPDHHLLTFKTHQMSGFTLDFTANISLPEFIGLGKSVSRGFGLITRRKNRWNR; encoded by the coding sequence ATGAAGATCAAACAGCTCACCGCCATTTTCGACTTTGAACTTCCCCGATGGAAAATCCCCGCATTCCGGGGCGCGATCATTGAGAAATCCGGTCGGGAAAATATCCTTTTTCACAATCACTCGGGCGACGGGTTCCGATACGCATACCCGTTAATCCAGTATAAAATCATCCGCCGAAATCCGGCTGTGGTCTGCCTCAATCAGGGATCTGAGGAAATCCTGAAATTTTTTGAAAAACCGGACTGGTCACTTGTGATTCACGGCGAAAAGACAAAAACCGAAATTAGCCATATCAGCTTTGACTATTTCATATGCGAGTTTTTGCCCAAATCTTTGCCGTACAGAATTCACAACTGGTTTGCCCTGAATGAAAAAAATTACAGAAAATTTGATGCGCTGGAAAATGAAACAGAAAAAATCCGGTTGCTGCAAAGAATTCTCACTGGCAACATTCTGGCTTTTGCCAAAGGAATCGGATGGCGCATTGATAGCCAGATCAGGGTTTCAATTCCCAGACTGCCGGATCATCATCTGCTGACATTCAAAACGCATCAGATGAGCGGCTTTACGCTGGATTTTACCGCAAACATCAGCCTGCCAGAATTTATCGGTCTGGGCAAGTCCGTATCGCGCGGCTTCGGTCTTATCACAAGGAGGAAAAACAGATGGAACAGATGA